A region of the Dreissena polymorpha isolate Duluth1 chromosome 6, UMN_Dpol_1.0, whole genome shotgun sequence genome:
ctgaaaatcaataggggcttatctgccagtcatgatcaatgtacctatgaagtttcatgatcctaggcctaagcattattgggttatcatccggaaaccattttactgtttcgagtcactgtgaccgtgacctttgacctagtaacctgaaagtcaataggggtcatctgccagtcatgattaatgtacctatgaagtttcatgatcctaggcgtaagcattcttgagttatcatccagaaaccattttactatttagagtcagtgtgaccttgacctttgacctagtgacctgaaaatcaataggggtcatctgccagtcatgatcaatgtacctatgaagcttcatgatcctaggcgtaaggatTCTCGagtcatctggaaaccattttaatgtttcgagtcactgtgaccttaacctttgacctagtgacctgaaaatcaataggggtcatctgccagtcatcatcaatgttcctatgaagtttcatgatcctaggcctaagcgttcttgagttatcatccggaaaccatttaactatttcgagtcactgtgaccttgaccttttacctagtgacctgaaaatcaataggggtcatctgccagtcatgatcaatgtacctatgaagtttcatgatcctaggcctaagcgttcttgagttatcatccagaaaccatctggtggacagaccgaccaactgacgtgcaaaacaatatacccactcttcttcgaaggggggcataaaaagggggcataattcattaaatattggttatGGACCTTGTGTCATATGATGTCAACACTAGTTTGAATCAAAAACATCCAGTACATGTAATTACAAATATAGATTGAAAGTGCACCAAAACTTTACCCTGCAATTCTAAGTTAAAAGTGGGGATAATTCTTGAAATATGGGTAAGTTATGGCTCTTGTGTCAAATGGTATATGTGTTGATCAGgaacacattttttaagtttgaaacaaaTCCATCACGTAATAATAACAAAGTTAAAGAGAAAGAGCAACAAAACCTTTAACCAAGGTGTGGAGCGGATGCAAACACCAATGCATGAGTGAGTAGTatgtatataccggtatatatatatatatttcaatactgTACCAGTATGCTGTTCTAAAACAACTTACAGGGGTACAAATGCACACTTTTTCAACAAGCTTTATACATACATTtaagtttcaaacttaaaatgtGGGAATTAAATATGGCCTTAAGAgttgaaaacaagagctgtcaccataggacgATTTATGCTCCCTTTTTCCGTATTTTTGTAAACCTAAACGCagtgtttttccacatttttggaaacctaaacgctacATTGTGTGACGGAATTTTAGACGGAagggcagacagacagacggacagtacgatcactatatgcccaccttcaggggcataaaaatgtgctcATGAACAGTGGGCAATGTATGGAATATATGAATTTTAGCTTACTTTCAGTCAAGTCATCTGCTTCATGAATTTCCTCTTCATCATTGCTATCCTCACTCTCACTGTTTACACCATTATCTGTCAAAGAAAGAACAATAGCATTATCATGACCCTGCATCACTCAAAAAGAAGACTGTAAGAAGGAAGACATCTTGCCTTATGTCCTAGTTGCTGACCCAGATTCAAATCTCACCTACAATTATACAGAGAACcattctgtccaagtttcattgggataaaattgaaaatgtggtcAAAAGGCTTTTCTAAAATTTGGCCCCATGCCTTAGTGTCTTATCCCAGATTCAAACCTGACCTACATTTTGCACAatcattctgatcaagtttcataaggaAGAAGTTGAAAATGTGGCCGCATCTACATACCAACTCGACTTACAGGAAAACAATCTTGTAAATCTCATCAAAATCCACTCATTAGTTTCTGATTAGATTCAATAACAAGAAGTTCAGTCAGTTTtcatacaaagggcaataactcctgaCCTGTCTGATCTGACCTGACCGACTAGGCCGCTAGGGGAACAATCTGgcaaaatttggtcaaaatccaCCCAGCAGTTTCTGACTAGATGGGCAAGTTTGGTCAAAAACCACCCAGCAGTTTCTGACTTGATGCAATAACAAGAACTGCATATGGAACGACTGATAGGGGAACCTAAGAAAAATGCAATTTGAAAAGGATAGTGGGCTAAACATGGTGTTTAGCttgttcttttttttcagaaaacaatATTCTGATACTGATTATATTAACTGATAATCTGATGTTTGATCAATTAACCAGTTAAgcagttaatatattttatattgccaCCCCTAAATTATTCAAAATTCATACACTGTTGCTTTTCACACAACTTTGTCAAGACTCATTTTCTTTTCTCATCTTACCTAATTCAAGATCTATGTCATCAATGGACTTCCCGCTGAACTGTCCAATAGTTCCCTTGTTAAAGGCTGTCAGAAGACATCCCATCCTAGCCACTTCGATTATTTCTTGTGGGAGGCGATAGAATGATCTATGAATATTGATGTCATGCCCCATAAACCTTGCCAATACTTCCAAATCGTTTTTGCTGAGATTCAAAATCTGGACCACTGTGGCAACATGCTTCCTCAATTTTGTACTAGTGACACTTTCTGGGCATTCCAGACTTGCTtcttttgcaaattttcttaagacgTCTGCACTTCTAAGGGGAAACTGCGACCCAGAATTGGATCTTGCAAAAACGTATGCATTTTCTTTATCTACACCTGCGTCTGCTCTGTATCTCAGCAGAAGAtcaatgtttttttgtatgtCTGGAGTAAGAAGGACTGCGACAGTACGATCCCTTTTCCCACGAATTTCAACTCTGGACAGTGTTCTCAAAGGGACTTTCTCTGTTTCACTTAAAGAATCTTCTACTTCTTTAGGTGCCTGCTCTGATTTATTTCTTCTGTTTTCATAATGCACTACTTCAATTCTCTCTGTTTCTCCGCCACGCCGTCTGTTGAACAGAACAAGTTTTGCCAGTGTTACTTTGCTGAGAAGCTCccagttatgtttaaaaaatctcTCTTCCAAAGCTTCCGTCAATGATTCAGAAGTTCTCTGAAGGTGTGTCTGAAGCTTTGAAATGTCTTCAGACAGAGGCAGCATCTTCTGCTTGTTCCTCTTGTTATCTGTAAGTGTATGCAAGGCAGCGTAAGAAATTTCATTTGTCCATTCCTCTTCACAAACATTCAGAAACTCAATGGCTTTTTCCttaaccatctggtggacagacagacagacataacaagagatgtgtttgtcagaaacacaatgccccctattgcgccgctttgaaataattatatattttttttttacctttgaccttgaactttcaccactcaaaatgtgcaccttcatgataacgctgctttgaaataatttttttttttgacctttgaccttgaaggatgaccttgaccttgaacttccaccactcaaaatgtgcagcttcatgagatacacatgcatgccaaatatcaagttgctatcttcaatattgcaaaagttatggccaatgtttaagttttttctgacggacggacagactgacacactgactgactgacggacggacagttcaactgctttatgcctaccgggggcataaaaaacactggTACTGGTCTGTTCTAGGCTATGTTGCAACCTACCATCCAAGCAAGCGGAGGCACACACAGGAAACAGTGCAATTATACAGAGGTACACACCCATACAAAGTCCTCAAGATCATACTGAGGTATTTACGCATAAAGATGACAAACAGCTGTTAAAGAACAGAGGTACATACATAGCAAGTGCTTAAGTATCTAACCAATGAACCTACCAGTGATGTGCTTGAAAGCGTCATTTATATGGGGCTTTGACACCTCATCTTGTTTTGAACCGACACTGCAACCCTGATGTACAGCTGCGGTCGGGGATATTGGCACAGCCTCCACATCCTGCTTTGTGTCtagaaaaaggagaaaaaaacacCATGTTAATGTAGACTGTAATGAAGTGATCCAGGTAGTTTGTACTGGTCTGTTCTAGGCTATGTTGCAACCTACCATCCAAGCAAGCAGAGGCACACACAGGAAACAGTGCAGTTATACAGAGGTACACACCCACACAAAGACCTCGAGATCATAATGAGGTATTCACGCATAAAGATGACAAACAGCTGTTAAAGAACAGAGGTACATACATAGCAAGTGCTAAAGTAACTTACAAAGGTACCTACCAGTGATGTGCTTGAAAGCGTCATTTATCTGGGGCTTTGACACCTCATTTTGTTTTGAACCGACACTGCAACCCTGGTGTACCGCACTGGTCGGGGATATTGGCACAGCCTCCACATCCTGCTTTGTGtctagaaaaaggaaaaaaaaacaccatgttAATGTAGACTGTAATGAAGTGATCCCGGTAGTTTGTACTGGTCTGTTCTAGGCTATGTTGCAACCTACCATCCAAGCAAGCAGAGGCACACACAGGAAACAGTGCAGTTATACAGAGGTACACACCCACACAAAGTCCTCGAGATCATACTGAGGTATTCACGCATAAAGATGACAAACAGCTGTTAAAGAACAGAGGTACATACATAGCAAGTGCTAAAGTAACTAACAAAGGTACCTACCAGTCATGTGCTTGAAAGCGTCATTTATCTGGGGCTTTGACACCTCATTTGGTTTTGAACCGACACTGCAACCCTGGTGTACCGCACTGGTCGGGTATATTGGCACAGCCTCCACATCTTCCTGCACGCCATCTGGAAAATAGTGAAAAAGACACAGGTGTAATACAGACTATAATGAAGTGACCAGTTCTGTACTGGTCTGGTCAAGGTCAATTGGACTTACAAAAAACCTGCATTCAAACAAACCTTAAGTATACAAGTTTCAGTGCAATAGTAAAGATACTGATGTAGCAAGTGCTAAAGTAACTTACAAAGGTACCTACCAGTGATGTGCTTGAAAGCGTCATTTATCTGGGGCTTTGACACCTCATCTTGTTTTGAACTGACACTGCAACCCTGGTGTACCGCACTGGTCGGGGATATTGGCACAGCCTCCACATCCTGCTTTGTGTCTAGAAAAAGGAGAAAAAGACACCATGTTAATGTAGACTGTAATGAAGTGATCCAGGTAGTTTGTACTGGTCTGTTCTAGGCTATGTTGCAACCTACCATCCAAGCAAGCAGAGGCACACACAGGAAACAGTGCAGTTATACAGAGGTACACACCCACACAAAGTCCTCGAGATCATACTGAGGTATTCACGTATAAAGATGACAAACAGCTGTTAAAGAACAGAGGTACATACATAGCAAGTGCTTAAGTATCTAACCAATGAACCAACCTGTCATGTACTTGAAAGCGTCATTTCTGGGGCTTTGACACCTCATTTGGTTTTGAACTGACGCTGCAACCCTGGTGTACCGCTCCTGTCCGGGATATTGGAATACCCTCCACATCCTGCTTTGTGTCTAGAAAAAGGAGAAAAAGACACTATGTTAATGTACACTGTAATAAAGTGATCCAGGAAGTTTAGCACTGGTCTGGTCTTTGCTCTCCAGAGCTACACTAAACATAtggtcaaacaagagctgtcagcatctataggatgacttatgccctctttttccacatttttgtaaacctaaacgcagagtgTTTCTCCACATTTTTTGAGagattttgacacatatatttgaccttaaagttttgggacagacagaatgacagacaggcaaaaaaacaatataccccctcttcttcgaagaatgGGGCATACAAAACCTTAAGAAAGCACTTAGTAGCAAGAAGCAGTACCATCATACAGAGGTATAATGTCATCTACTTTTCATTTCATCTAAATATCTTTACTATTGACAAAATTACCAATGAAAAACCGAAAGCTATGTTGTTTTGTTGCGGTAACGCACCTTCTTGAGTAAAATAACATACAACGTACAAAATACCAGAGATGTCCCGCAAGTATGTATCCAATCCCTTGAAAAATGGAAAAGTTATGAACCTAGTAAGAAACAGACACTATTGTCTTTccatttttaaagtgtttaacCTCTGTGGTTTTCACAACAAACCATTTACCAGTTCCTGTTTATTTGTATTCGTTGCTATATGTAAACAAGTAAGTTTTAAATACCAACAGTGTCACTGCAAAAACTTGTGTTATGCACAAATATTTATCGTTATATCAGTGAAATGAAGTGTAAGAGGTAAAAACACAATGAAAGGCCTAAACAAGTTTCTTTGTCACAGTTGAAAAGGGGagctttatttcatacagataatgatgatgatgatgatgtcaaaGGAGCTGGCTTTGAACCTTCCTGTTCTAACAGTGCAGAAAAGGACTCATCTACATGCATATCTGGTTTTTAGACCAGACAAAAAGGGTTTAGCTTAATTGGTAAGACTGGTGttgcaactagagctttgtcacagacgtgacgaaaacccccacatgccgcattgacacagaatattttgcatgttgtcttctgatcacaaaaaacagtggacaccaaTCTCAATGTttaaagtgaccccgtgacctggtttttgaccctgcatggcccatgttcgaactcaaCCTACacgtcatctagatacaacttctaaccaagtgtggtgaagatcggatgaaaactacttgaattagagagcagacaccatgctgaatgtgtaaaacgtactaagtgacccagtggcctagattttgacccggcatgacccatattcgaacttgacctagacatcatctagatacaacttctgaccaagtttggtgaagattggatgaaaactacttgaattagagagcggacaccatgctcaatgtttaaaacgcactaagtgatcccttgacctagtttttgacctgccatgatccatgttcgaacttagcctagacttcatctagatacaacttctgaccaagtttggtgaagatcggaagaaaactacttaaatttgagagcggacacggaccgaccgacagacagacaagctcaatcctatatatccccctaaacttcgtttagtgggggtataataaataatCAACTCCCTTTTGGTTGTTGTGTAGATTTGTTTGTCACCTCTTACCAATTTACTTCAAGGTTTAAATTTTGTTGAATACCTCTATCTGTAGGTAgtgtgtttctagtgtgtgtgtgtgtggctcttcctcacaatGTCTGTACAGTAAATGTTTTATTAGACCTTTGTATTGCATTAGTGCACTTTTTGACCACAATAACTtaatgctgtgggtttgaactCTGCTTAGGCCGTACAACAAGTTGGTGGCCTCTTAGGAGGTGGTTACTTAAGTTATgacttatacaatgtatatgataattttgtgaactgcttgataaaaaaaataaatttaaactgttTGCAGGGTCAAAACCcaattaatgaaagataaaaACCAATAACATGGAATGTTTCTTTTTCAGCAGATAAAGATTGGAGCGATTCTAgaaatgagccatccagtattgCTGAAAACATCTCTTCAAGCTCTCCTGGGTCCAAAATGAGCACCAAAGGCCAAAGCGTCAAAGGTGTTTCTGATTATTGTAATAAATGAGGTCATAGACCATGATAGTTTTGCCTGATGAGCGGGCTTTGCAAGCCGTCAAGTCATCTCTGGTCATTATTTCGTAATTGTCTTTAATTCATATATTTGTTACCTATacgatagactatggatacctctgtctgtatgtgttcagttgagtacgTTGAATTTTACTGTGTGTGTGgtgtgcctggtacctcacagcATTTTAACATTTCCAGATTTCAATCCTTATAAATTGCATatacattacagcagtgtgtttTTAACAAGGGTCTCTGTAAACTgtgggtttgagtcccactgaatacacaaaatcttttaaaaatgtagggTCTATGCTTATTAAAGGTGGTAGTGATATAGCAGTTATGGTATTGCCAGAAACAGCGGTAATGTAAATAGGTTCAGTGTTCTGCTGTGAATCTGtactgttggggacagggaccctttAGGGTTAAAAAAGTGGAGACAAAAGGGAAAAATTTGGGGACAGAGAAATACATTTGTAGCAGAATTACATTTTCAgaaactaataacctttaacttgCAATCTTAAACTGGCTAGATTTATTCCTACAGCCAGTCCACAGGATGTTACATTCtaattcaaacttgaacattttttaaattttttaaaactgtcaaacaattgtcaatatattaacaaaactttgaacagttacatgtatttaatgtctACATTTACGTCTGTCTACATCTGCTTCAATGGAATTAGAGGCAAAGATTCACATTTGCTTTACATTTCTCCAGTGATCTAAAGCCTTTTCAAATTAgaattaccgatagtaaaggctTTTTCTTGTTTGGGCTTTATGCAcaaactgcatgtcattttgttgtgtcAAACAGTAACCAAGAAAATTCTCAAAGCCAATTTGCTTGGCATGtacgtttaggggcagacttttttttcgtcattgctaaacgatgttggtacttgggaagactctgttggggtgTTATTACTAtcgatatattttcttattttacttgccggaggaaaaaaaactcaaaatagattttgttttcttcggccggtcactttccgccattttgataggtgtggaAATTTCCTTGATAACTGATTGGTTGTTATAGTCTCAACTTACCAACGAAATAgagtgttattaaagtaaattaaggATTGGCAGCGaaatgacgtcacgtccaatgaaataatttgttCTAATTATGCATTTACTCGATTTCTTTTACAACTTTCAAATTTAATTGATTAatgcaagggcgcatccacggcagaacactgtaggttatttgtttttatcagtGAAATGCAGTGCAAGAGGTAAAAACACAATGACAggaaaatacaaatactttgtcaCAATTTACAGAGAGTGCTTTTTTTTCATAcagatgatgaggaggaggatgccGAAGAATCTAACTTTGAACGTACCAGTTCTAACAGTCCTAAAAAGGACTCATCTACACACTCATTTTGTTTCAAGAACAGACAAGAAAGGGCAAGCTTAAGGGGAAAGACttgtattacaataaatggtcaGCTATCTTTGGGTTGTTTGGGATATTTGATTGTGATACCTTACCAATTATTTAAAGAATAACATTTTGGTGAATACCTCTATCCGTATGTAgtgtgtttctagtgtgtgtgtgtgttcctcgtacctcacaatgtctgtacagtaaatattacacattttgtttgtattcatttttttgtacCACAATAACTACAGGCTTAGTTTGAACCCATATTAGGCCATACAACAAGTCCGTGGCCTCTGAAAAGGTTGTTACTTCAGTTATGACCaatgaatgataattttgtgaactgattgtttaaaaaaatgaaaaactgtatGGAGGTGCAAAATCCAATTGATTAAAGATAAAAACCATTAACATGTGATGTTTCTTTTCTGGCACATAAAAATGGGAGTGGTTCTAGAAATTAGCCATGCAGTGTTGTTGAAAACAACTCAAATTCAAGCTCTTGTGGTTCCAAAATGAGCACCAAAGGCCAAAGTGCAGAGGTGGGTCTGATTATTGTATTAAATGAGATCATAGACCATGATAATTTGGTCTGTTGAGCTGGCTCTGCTAACCTTCAACacatttctggtcattatttcctccatgtttttttattcatatatttattaccTTTAtgatagactatggatacctctgtctgaaTGTGTTAAGTTAAGTACATAACATTCTactgcgtgcgtgtgtgtgcctggtacctcacagcgttttaacatttccagatgTCAATCCATACCAACTTAAAGTTTTACTTTTTTgtgaatacctctatctgtatgtactgtgtttctagtgtgtgtgtgtgtgtgtgtgtgccttgtacctcacaatgtctttacAGTAAATGTTATATGACCCGGTACACCTTTGGATTGTATCAATGCACTTTTTGACCACAATAAGTACGgtaaatgctgtgggtttgaaccctacTTAAGCCTTAAAACCAGTAGGTGGCCTCTGAGGAGTTTGTTGCttcagttattacttatttatgacaattttgtgaactgctttatttaaaaatatatatatatatataaactgtttgcatgagCAAAACCAAATCAATGAAAGAAAAATTCATTaacatgggattttttgttttttttttaagataaagatTGGAATAATTCTAgaaatgagccatccagtattgCTGAAAACGTCGCCTCTTCAAGCTCTCCTTGTCCCAAAATGAGCACCAAATGCCAAAACGTCAGAGGtgagtctgattattataataaatgaggtCATTGACCATGATAATTCAGCCTGATGAGCCGGCTTTAgtcattatttcctccatgtctttgatttatatttgtgttGCCTTTACAaaagactatggatacctctgtccgtatgtgttcagttgagtacatagctCTCTACTACGTGTGTTTGTGCCTGGTACCTCAAAGCATTTCAAAATTTCCATATGTCAATCCttatacattgcatatacatttattttaatacagcagtgtgtttgtttaCCAGGGTctctggctgctgtgggttcgagtcccactgaatacagaaaatcatgtaaaaaaGTATGCTTATTAAAGATGGTAGTTATATAGCACTTCAGGTTTTCACAGAAACAGAGGTAATGTACATATGTACATAGGGTGTTTGTTTATCTGTAAAATGCAGTGAAAGaggttaaaacaaaatgaaaggcaaatacaaatactttgtcaCAGTTGCCAGAGAGtgctttattaaataatgatgatgatgacaaagaaGCTGGCTTTCAACCTACCAGTTCTAACAGTGCAAAAATGGACTCATCTAAAGGCATATCTTGTTTCAAGAacagacaagaaagggcaatcttaaggggtaaggctggtattataataaatgatcagctctcttttggttgttgtggagatttgtttctGATCTTTTACCATCTTACTTAAAgaattacattttggtgaatacctctatctgtatgtacTATGTTtccaatgtgtgtgtgtgtgtgtgtgtgccactgtGCCTTGTACCTTACAATGTCTGAACAGTTAATGTTATAATAACCTTTGGATCGCATCAATGCACATTTTTACCACAATAACTAAATactgtgggtttgaacccttaTTAGGCCGTACAACCAGTCTGTGGCCTCTGAAAAGGGTGGTAACTTCAGTATGACttatgaatgataattttgtAAACTGCTTgctttttttaaaatgaaaaacagttTGGAAGTGCAAAATTCAATTGATTCAAGATAATATTCATTAACATGTGATGTTTTTCTTATCTGGAAGATGACGATGGGAGTGGTTCTAgaaatgagccatccagtattgctgaaaactacttcaatttaaGCTCTTCTGGTTCCAAAATGAGCACCAAAGGCCAAAATGCAGAGGTGGGTCTTATGGTTATATTTAATGAGGTCATAGACCATGATAATTttgcctgatgagctggctttgcagACATCAAGACATTTCTGGACAGTATTGCCTCCATGTCTTTGATTCATGTGTGTGTTACCTACACATGtatacaatagactatggatacctctgtctgtatgtgttcagttgagtacataattctactgtgtgtgtgtgtgtacctaGTACCTCACTGCGTTTatgcttacttaagatggtagtgatatagcactactggtattcccagaaacagtgTTAGTGTAAATAGCGTGTTTGTATGTCAGTGAAATGCAGTGCAAAAGGTCAAATAGTCTTGGGTTAACACCGTTttgttgttctgttgttgttttctcattaatttcaacaataGATGTTTACTGTGGCATTATCTCATCCCCATAATTTCTTTACAGCTGCAGAGTTAAGCAGCGACAGTAAATGGAGGAGGAGCATGGAAATGATGATCATGAGTATAATGAAGTAGAAGGTATTCAGATGAAACCTGAAATTGAGTgtttttcggtcttcacatgaagtgcttttcggttggtatattgtcgatatatatccaattttgggcattaatacatcataataaacaaaaggtagtataaatatgcatgaaatataaacatttataattaattaaatccgtttacacacaatagaaacgaaatgtttcatatatatagagagaaattgagttcttttcggtcttcacatgaagtgcttttcggttggtacattgcccaTATATATCCAATTTTgagcattaatacctcataataaacaaaagtagtataaatatgcacaaaatataaccatttataactaattaaatctgtttacacacaatagaaacgcaattttttatatatatatagagagaaattgagtgcttttcggtcttgagtgcttttcggtcttcacatgaagtgcttttgggttggtatattgccgatatataTCCAATATTGGGTATTAATatctcataataaacaaaaggtagtataaatatgcatgaaatataaccatttataactaatttaatccgtttacacacttAATAAAAACCCAATTtttcatatatagagagagaaattgagtgcttttctgttggtatattgccgatatataCCATTTTGGGCATttatacctcataataaacaaaaggtagtatacacatacaatcatataatcatttataactaattaaacccgtttacAAACACTAGAaacgatttattgcatatatatagagagaaattgagtgcttttcggtgctattctgtgcttttcggtgattgtatggaccgttCCAACACTTCATGATGTAACATAAGACAAATATGTGTCCAACGTTATTTCATAAccacttatttaattttaattgataactCAATTTCCACCCAAACGC
Encoded here:
- the LOC127833293 gene encoding uncharacterized protein LOC127833293 isoform X4, whose product is MWRVFQYPGQERYTRVAASVQNQMRCQSPRNDAFKYMTDTKQDVEAVPISPTSAVHQGCSVGSKQNEVSKPQINDAFKHITDTKQDVEAVPISPTAAVHQGCSVGSKQDEVSKPHINDAFKHITDNKRNKQKMLPLSEDISKLQTHLQRTSESLTEALEERFFKHNWELLSKVTLAKLVLFNRRRGGETERIEVVHYENRRNKSEQAPKEVEDSLSETEKVPLRTLSRVEIRGKRDRTVAVLLTPDIQKNIDLLLRYRADAGVDKENAYVFARSNSGSQFPLRSADVLRKFAKEASLECPESVTSTKLRKHVATVVQILNLSKNDLEVLARFMGHDINIHRSFYRLPQEIIEVARMGCLLTAFNKGTIGQFSGKSIDDIDLELDNGVNSESEDSNDEEEIHEADDLTENAIEEDMETVPVSTLGAVQGCSVRSNRDKVTEPKKSGNNRPKTGEVVKLTEHQHRLLKTLFKTNIAMRRELQKDECEKVSRKHDALQNLTWKKIKNTVHNWIMAEKRKTKRY
- the LOC127833293 gene encoding uncharacterized protein LOC127833293 isoform X3 produces the protein MWRVFQYPGQERYTRVAASVQNQMRCQSPRNDAFKYMTDTKQDVEAVPISPTSAVHQGCSVSSKQDEVSKPQINDAFKHITDTKQDVEAVPISPTAAVHQGCSVGSKQDEVSKPHINDAFKHITDNKRNKQKMLPLSEDISKLQTHLQRTSESLTEALEERFFKHNWELLSKVTLAKLVLFNRRRGGETERIEVVHYENRRNKSEQAPKEVEDSLSETEKVPLRTLSRVEIRGKRDRTVAVLLTPDIQKNIDLLLRYRADAGVDKENAYVFARSNSGSQFPLRSADVLRKFAKEASLECPESVTSTKLRKHVATVVQILNLSKNDLEVLARFMGHDINIHRSFYRLPQEIIEVARMGCLLTAFNKGTIGQFSGKSIDDIDLELDNGVNSESEDSNDEEEIHEADDLTENAIEEDMETVPVSTLGAVQGCSVRSNRDKVTEPKKSGNNRPKTGEVVKLTEHQHRLLKTLFKTNIAMRRELQKDECEKVSRKHDALQNLTWKKIKNTVHNWIMAEKRKTKRY
- the LOC127833293 gene encoding uncharacterized protein LOC127833293 isoform X2 yields the protein MWRVFQYPGQERYTRVAASVQNQMRCQSPRNDAFKYMTDTKQDVEAVPISPTSAVHQGCSVSSKQDEVSKPQINDAFKHITDGVQEDVEAVPIYPTSAVHQGCSVGSKPNEVSKPQINDAFKHMTDTKQDVEAVPISPTAAVHQGCSVGSKQDEVSKPHINDAFKHITDNKRNKQKMLPLSEDISKLQTHLQRTSESLTEALEERFFKHNWELLSKVTLAKLVLFNRRRGGETERIEVVHYENRRNKSEQAPKEVEDSLSETEKVPLRTLSRVEIRGKRDRTVAVLLTPDIQKNIDLLLRYRADAGVDKENAYVFARSNSGSQFPLRSADVLRKFAKEASLECPESVTSTKLRKHVATVVQILNLSKNDLEVLARFMGHDINIHRSFYRLPQEIIEVARMGCLLTAFNKGTIGQFSGKSIDDIDLELDNGVNSESEDSNDEEEIHEADDLTENAIEEDMETVPVSTLGAVQGCSVRSNRDKVTEPKKSGNNRPKTGEVVKLTEHQHRLLKTLFKTNIAMRRELQKDECEKVSRKHDALQNLTWKKIKNTVHNWIMAEKRKTKRY
- the LOC127833293 gene encoding uncharacterized protein LOC127833293 isoform X1; this encodes MWRVFQYPGQERYTRVAASVQNQMRCQSPRNDAFKYMTDTKQDVEAVPISPTSAVHQGCSVSSKQDEVSKPQINDAFKHITDGVQEDVEAVPIYPTSAVHQGCSVGSKPNEVSKPQINDAFKHMTDTKQDVEAVPISPTSAVHQGCSVGSKQNEVSKPQINDAFKHITDTKQDVEAVPISPTAAVHQGCSVGSKQDEVSKPHINDAFKHITDNKRNKQKMLPLSEDISKLQTHLQRTSESLTEALEERFFKHNWELLSKVTLAKLVLFNRRRGGETERIEVVHYENRRNKSEQAPKEVEDSLSETEKVPLRTLSRVEIRGKRDRTVAVLLTPDIQKNIDLLLRYRADAGVDKENAYVFARSNSGSQFPLRSADVLRKFAKEASLECPESVTSTKLRKHVATVVQILNLSKNDLEVLARFMGHDINIHRSFYRLPQEIIEVARMGCLLTAFNKGTIGQFSGKSIDDIDLELDNGVNSESEDSNDEEEIHEADDLTENAIEEDMETVPVSTLGAVQGCSVRSNRDKVTEPKKSGNNRPKTGEVVKLTEHQHRLLKTLFKTNIAMRRELQKDECEKVSRKHDALQNLTWKKIKNTVHNWIMAEKRKTKRY
- the LOC127833293 gene encoding uncharacterized protein LOC127833293 isoform X5 gives rise to the protein MWRVFQYPGQERYTRVAASVQNQMRCQSPRNDAFKYMTDTKQDVEAVPISPTSAVHQGCSVSSKQDEVSKPQINDAFKHITDGVQEDVEAVPIYPTSAVHQGCSVGSKPNEVSKPQINDAFKHMTDTKQDVEAVPISPTSAVHQGCSVGSKQNEVSKPQINDAFKHITDTKQDVEAVPISPTAAVHQGCSVGSKQDEVSKPHINDAFKHITDNGVNSESEDSNDEEEIHEADDLTENAIEEDMETVPVSTLGAVQGCSVRSNRDKVTEPKKSGNNRPKTGEVVKLTEHQHRLLKTLFKTNIAMRRELQKDECEKVSRKHDALQNLTWKKIKNTVHNWIMAEKRKTKRY